The Mastomys coucha isolate ucsf_1 unplaced genomic scaffold, UCSF_Mcou_1 pScaffold20, whole genome shotgun sequence nucleotide sequence atgaggtaattctTTCTTACATAGGTAATTTTTTGTCTAAAATCTATAAGaagctgaaaacaaaagaaaggtgaTGTAGCTGTTTTCTGTttcactcagtgtgtgtgttggtgcgagtgactcctttcctttcctcccctcccctcccctctcctttcctttcttctctctctgattCAAAAAGAGTTAGCAAGCCTCTCCCCTAGCCAGCAGGGGCTCCTTGAGCCAGACAGAAGGAACCCTAGCaattaagctttctttttttctaatctcATGATTTTAACAGAAAGTGTTTATTACCAGAAACCAACAGCTTTTGGCTGTAGAATAGAAAGAATTATAGACAGAAGAATTGCCAAAGATAAATAAACTTTGGTCTCCCCACTAACTCCATACCCCTCAGTTGCCTTCTTCAAAGAATTGGTGCCATTGGAGGCCACTGGTACAAGAACAATTGTGGAGTTGATGAGACAAATGGTGGGGTccagcctttgtgtgtgtgtgtgtatgaatgtgtgtgtatatctatgcatATTGCCTGtgtaaaagattttctttattttcttctcttttcttcctggtcCACAAAGAGTTAATAAGCTCTGAGCCTCTTGCCTGGCCAGTGAAGGACTCCTGGCTGGGTCACTGGGGAAAGGAGCCCTAGCAAGAAATCCTTTACTTAATTCTCCACTGTTAAGCATCAAGTGTTAATCACTATAAACTGGCTGGTTTGGGTCTTAGGATAGCAAAGAgttaatgaaagaagaaaattaccaAAAGTAAGCTATTTTTGACTTTGTAACTGCAAGTTTTGCCACTGCAACCGGCAACACCCCCATTCCTACCTTCCCTATGAAACACTGCATTATTGGGAACGTCCCCAAcatttcatatacacacattttcttcattatcaactcataatttatttattatgttgtctataatgtatgtgtgtgagaacacAGTTGTCATGGGACatggagccatcttgctagtcctCACTATCATATTTTAATGTCAAGTAGCAGAATCACATTATATTACATTTGGAGAATTAAGTGCTTTCTGAAGGTAGAAGTTGACCTTACAcatcaaaggttttttttttaaatttttttctttctctctccacagtTGTCACATCACAGAAAATGTATTAATTATTCTATGTTTTTTGGTGAATTGCTTCTAGAAGTTAAGCTAAGCTAAATCACACTGCTTCCAGCTGTCTTTCTAGCTATACATTTTCCAACCTAGGACCCCTAGAGATTCAggctcatttttatttcagttatatACTCATCCTGGAATAATGAAATTTGAGGATCAGTTTATAAAAGAACATTAGGATATTGAtattgcaaaatatttatttttcatgcatggaagtcagaggacaacttttggaagtcagttctctccttctaccttggatcctggggactgaactctggtgGTCAGACTTGCTTAGCAAGTAATATTAGCTATGGAGGCACCTCATAGACTCAATATTGATAATGCTTTAAGTCACTAAATACTAACATTTCAATGGTACCTTTCCTTTCAAGGACAGTTCATGTCTACTATTTATTCCTATGGCTGAGAAGGAAGAAACTAGAATTATTctggaaaaaatcaaaataagacaCAGGACACTGATAGTTTTCCTCAGCTCATATTTTCACAGCCACTTAAGGTGAATGAGTGTAGCTATAGGTTTATTGTAAAATTATTCAAAAGTTTGACCATAGTAAAAAAAGAGTTCTGTACTTCAAAAGGGTTCTGATGACAACATATGCATTTTCTGTCACGATCATCATCacacaagattttattttattgcttgttTCACATGTAGATACAAACTCTACACACTTGTGTCATGCAGTTGCTGGATATTTTAATTCTATTACTACATGCTTGTTTAAAATTCATTAGAAGACAAACCTATGTATGCCATGTACAAACAGACATACTTTGAATAAATGATACTTTATACAATAGTAAAAATTTGTTGACAGAGtgttttacatataaaattattaatatttgatATATCACATGACTACTCTGAACTTTGGTGTTTTAAAGTCATTTTGCACAAATTTCTAATTAGTTTCAGCTCAATCTCTAATTCATTCTAAAGTAACTCATGATCTAGTGAGTTAAGTAAGACTTAGGTCAGCTGGCTCTCATCCTATGGCTCTCAACAGCAGTGTTTCCACTTACACATCCACACCATGCAAATCACAAGACTGTTTTTCAACATGAGTCAGGATGAGGCTGTGGTTATTAATGATAGAATATTTAAGTGAGGAGGCCCACCTGCTTCATTTTGTAGCCGTGGAACTGAGGCTCTCAGTGGCCAGGAAACTTCACGTTATTATTAAGAAGAACACTAAACCCATGTTTCTTTTCTAGATGTCATTAGGGTGAGCACagtttgtacatgtatatatatgtgtgtgtgtatatatatatatatatatatatatatatatgtgtgtgtgtgtgtgtgtgtgtgtgtgtgtgtgtgtatttgtgtatgtgtatatgtgtgtgtgtgtatatatatatcatctgtATCCAGACATTACAAAAGGATGTTATTGCAGCATTCATCCATATAACAGTTCTGGGAGTGATCAAAGATTTTCCCTGATGAAATAAGCCCTTGAAGGCTTCCATGACCCACATATACTCTGTGAATTAGTATatgtaaatgaaatatatagaGAAAGATATTTTCAGAACAGAGTTGAACAAGATGTTTTCAGAACCTTGGATATGTGGACTGAAGATTCAGAGCATCTGATATgtgcaaaaaaaaatgaatgtatccTTTTAGCATCaatgtgtgtaaatatacaaATGTGTTAATAAAACTAGGATTTTGCATTTTGGAAGACTTTTAACAGGTGTtctactgttttctgttttccaatatGGCATAACTCACAGCtatttttcatacatgtatgcagtATTTCAATCATATTCATCTACTACTTtgtcctccaactcctccaaacttcatgtccttttcccctttctttttatatatctcATTGAGTCCAAGTAATGCTGTTAATTCACAATTAATTCACCAATTAATGCTGTTCATAATGCAGGGATATGGGGTCCTTCACTAGAGCACAGTCAGTTATTAGGGACATACTTGGGAATAAGAACTGACTGCTTCTTTCCCAGTAGCTATGGACTGTCAAGCGTTCCCCAGGTAGGAGTGAGGATGCCCTTGATCTTCTTCCATCCTGCTGGGATGTTGACTGTCTTGATTCTGTGCAGGTCTTGTTCAGGGAAGCACAGTGGCTATAAATTCATGAGTGCAGTGGTCCTCTCAAGCTTAGCAGATGGTTCTGCCCCAGTCCTGCCCTCTGGATCTTACAGTTTCACTGCCCTGGCTTCCATGGTACTTCCTGCTCCATTTTGGGGACAGTTCTCCTTTTGTGACTGGGCACTCCACAGACTCTGACCAATTTGGAGACTTTACACTGACCAGCCGGCACTGTACAAAGAATCTGCTCTGCTGAGGTTTGTGAACTTCACTAATCTAAAGGTTCAAATGTTGCAGTCATTCCCCCTTCCTGGAAGCTAGTACTTTGAATGCAGTTTGAAGGAGAACCACTGGAAACCATATGTCTATTCTTTTATTTAGACGTTCATAGAAACAGCTTAAACTTTATAgtggtttttaaaatacaaacaaatacataaacactTTATTGCACATGGGGAATACTTTGGACAAAGGACTGGGAAAGACACAAACAGGTTATGTGACAAGACTGGAGTTTTTCCAGGGTCAAACCACAGGGTGTGTGTCCTGACAGAGATCTGCCAAGACACATATTGCACTTTTCTTTCCAGCACTTTGAAATCTGATCTACAACTATTCCTCATATGCtgtgcttttgtttcttccttgaaatATACTACAGAGGTTTTTTCAAGACTAAGAACTATGTACCATTGAAAATTAGCTGTCTACACAGAGGAAGTTAAAGAAAAGGTCAGTCTTATTCTTCAGGGGAAAACAATTGACAAAATAGTGAGGCAAATGTCTGTAAATAGATGGAGCTACTGCAAAGCTTGGTTTCATAAGCATTGGTCTACTTGTGAATGCTTTTTGAGTTTAAGAAAACCATGAATCAGTCAAATCTTTCTGTATCTACATTCAGCTCTCCCTACCACCGAAACCCCTCCAAATAGTGCAAATGCGTGAAGGCGCTGGCTGTTGCAGTCATTCAGCAATAAATAGTAACTCTAAAGCtagtcatttttattcattctaagTTAAAATGTAAAGTGCATTTCTGAGGCTTCATAGCCATCCTCTCATCCTTGATGGGATTACCAGTCAGGCGGTGACATTTTCAGCTCCTGGTCAGGGGATCTTCCTGGATCTTCATCATATCCCACAGTCCTATCTGTAGTTGTTCCAGGATGATGTAAAGTTAGTTTGTGCAGTCTTTGTGGAAAATTCAAGCACAGAGTAGTATCCAGTCACACAACTTCCCTGTGGTGCTATGGCACACATCTATGCTTCCTCGTCATCTGGACGGCTTGCTGCAGACCCAGCGTAAGTTTTCCTCGCAGTCCACAGTGGCAACATCTGTGTGGTTCAGGGACACGCACCTCTCAGACCCCGTCAAATTGAACCTGTCAAACCATGGAGACACTCAGATTTATTTCCAGTCTGTCATTTCTAGCCAGTTTCATGACAATAAACTTTGCGGTGACCTCTGCCCTTTCTGTTTGTTCCCTGAGTAGGAAGCATGAAACACAAGACTTCCAGCCAAGCAGCCGTGGTCTTAGGTCTGGAGATAACAGACAACACTGGAAGGGGATCATTCGTAGAGAAAGTAGGCAGAGCTAAAGgctctctttttctgattttagtgggcaTCCCAGTGAAAGTTCACTATCGTATTTCTACGATACCGTATTTTCCTCTAGGTCCTTCAAGAAGCACAGTTTAGGGGGCTTAGGGCCTGGTCATAGCTATTTTCATCAAATACTGCTATTTCCTTTAGACCATCGATGGTTGTCTTGTATTCCTTGGTAGCCTAGCCATAGGTACACAACCATGGGCCACATGCCAAATGTCCCTTTACCAGAAatatagtttgtttttaaaagagggcTTCACTattagactaggctagccttgagtttgcagaaactcacctgcctctgcctcctgggtgctgaaaCTAAAAGCATGTATCACTGTGACTAATttagaaatatagattttaaatactGATAGTGTATCAGTCCTTATACAAATGTTAAGGGAGTGAGAAATTTATTCAACTCAGAGTTTACACATTGCAAAGATCAGTACTAAATTTATAGAGTATTCCTCAAAACAGTAAGTCTGACTTAATAATAGGGAATGGCAGTGTGTTTATTGCTGGGGGGGGATTCTCCATAGATTCATAGACACTAGTAATTAGGCACTAAAACATTGTCCTTTGTCCCTATAGGGATaaaaactgggaaagagaagTGACACAGGAAATTCTTTCCCAGCAACTGCTTCACTGCCCTTCATGAGAAGTGCCCTGAGACTATGTCAAACTCACTAAGACTGCTGCCCACACTAGTGTTTTGCTAAGACAAAGTTAAGGGATTAGAAGGAGTTATTTAGTGAATTTTAATAGTAAAGGATGACTCTCAATAATCCCAAGGAGTATAATACACATAAAAGCAGTGATGAGAGCTTTTTGTGAGGAAGAACTGAACTGCCATAAATAGTGCAacttagaaagaagagaagggagaaaacgttaaagaagaagaaagaagaaaaggaatttatGCCTTAAGGAAAGTGTCAGCCCAGAGAGGGCAGAGAGTTTTCTTGTGACTTACCGGCTGTTAAATTCTTTGTCGTTTGCCCATTTCCATGTTTGATTAGATTCATTTTTCAGCTTAATCCAGTGTCCCAGTCCACCAGCAAATCGCTTCAGAAATGTCTTAAAGCACAATGGAGTCAGGTTACAAACATGACTGAGCACCATGGCTAACCTGATCATTGCTAGCTGTGCATGGCATCAGCTCATCTCAATTGTTGGTCTCTGAAACTAAGCAGTCACACCACACTGGGAGACTATTCAGCAGTCACACCACACTGGGAGACTATTCAGCAGTCACACCACACTGGGAGACTATTCAGCAGTCACACCACACTGGGAGACTATTCAGCAGTCACACCACACTGGGAGACTATTCAGCAGTCACACCACACTGGGAGACTATTAAGCAATCACACCACACTGGGAGACTATTCAGCAGTCACACCACACTGGGAGACTATTAAGCAATCACACCACACTGGGAGACTATTCAGCAGTCAAACCACACTGGGAGACTATTCAACAATCAAACTACACTGGGAGACTATTCAGCAGACAatcattttggctttttaaattgttcatgcagtgcccccccccccatgactAAGTTTCGCTGCATGTGAGACAGGTGCCCAGTTTCCACTTAGAACAGAGCAGAACCAAGATCTAAATAGGACAACAGTGTCTGATGAGATCAGTTGTGAATCTTACCATGTCCTTTTCCAAATCAATAACAGCAAGAGTAGCAGCATCTTCAGAACAAGAGTGTTGGGCTGAGACCCAACTCTTGGTTGTGGTAGAGAAAAGGTAACACTTCCTTTTGTATGAAATCCACTCATTCTCACAGGTAGCAACATGGTGGTCTGATGACTCCAAATTCTCATACAAGCCTGGGCAATTGTACTTGCCCACTGTGGACAGAACGAACATTTGTTTtagtaacagaagaaaataaaccctCTTCACAGGTAAGCCTAGTCTTGGGGACACTCTGCACTTtgtaaggaagaagaaagcagaccTCAGCTACCACCTGTCCAGTGCCCAGTGTCTCTCCGGACAGGATGGGGCATGAACAAAGGGCTATGTTGTCTTGGTTGTTATGCTAGAAAGTGTCAGAGAAGTGgggaaaatcttaaaaataacatttgggcaaaaaggagaaacaaatatTGTAAACTCTAAGTGATGTTTTGGGCATAAGTGCACCACACAGGAATTTTATCAAGGGCTCATTTCAAACAGCAGAGGATAAAGTGCATAACGAGGCCcgtgaggaggtggaggaaggaaaagtgTGATCAGAAGATACTAGATGAAAAATTTCcaattaaaaatacagtaaaaaggAAGGTGGAACATTTCTTCAAATTGTAACATTTATTTGTAAAAGACATAGATATGTCATGCATGTATGGTGGCATAGCATGCCCCAGATGGCTCTGGGAGTTGTTGACTGTCGTAGTAATCCAGAGGGTTTAGTCTGTTGGCTTGAGATAAAAGGCAAAACTATTGACCACTTTTTGATTAATATATAGGATGGATACTATTTTCCCTGCCAATATGAATGAAAAGTCTAAGTGATGTTTTGGACATAAATGCACCACACAggaattttatgtaaatatatatatatgtatatatatatatatatatatatatatatatatatatatatatatatatatatatatatatatcccctttCTTGTAGCTGTAAATGTGATCACCCTACATAATTTATAAGTCAGACACCTTAAATATTTCTACAATTGTTGCAGCTGTCATTGAGGGAGCATATAGTGTATTTCATGCTGATCATAAAACTGTTTATATGTCTGAAATGTTTCTAAGTCAATCAAAAAGTCTGATTAAGTAGATCAACCCATTCATTTGAGCCATATGTGAGTGCTTACTGTTAGCCGGCTTTGAGAGAACTCATAAGCATAGACTCACCACTGAAGGCAACGAGAGCTATCATTAAGGACATGATGATGACCACTATAAACACAGCACAAGGGATAGGGACTTGAATGGATCCTTCATGATGCTTCTCAAAATGTATGCTGGTGCCATGGTCTGAAAAGGGAGAGAAGTAGGGTGAATTTAGACTGTAGGATGGAGCAGTTGATGCTTTTTGAGGAATATAAAATTAAGCATAGCAATGCATCATCCCACTAGTAAAAAAACATTAATAGTCAATTTTACCAAATTCTGAGTGCATTTGGAAAATGTCTTGTTGGCTAGAGATAAAGCAAGGCAAGTAAATTGCTGACTGAATAAGGTATCttcactatatatgtatgtatgtatgtatatatgcataaatacatcatttatatatgtatttagtaGGTATAATGGGTATATTTCATAGCTATGAAAAATACAGGCATATCATTATTTAAGACTTTTAAGCACCCACTTGCTGTAGGAGACATATAAAAGGAGTACCCTGGCTGTAGTTTAAGTTAGCTACTGCTTATGGGGGATGGAATGCTCAGAATAAATATGTTCAATGTGAAATTTATGCATAAATATCCAAAAgtaggattaaaataaaaaaaaactgaacactTGATTTTGCTTCTTGGTAATGCCAGTGCAGATATGGAACAACTGCAAACTTTAATATATTAATGCTAAGAGATTAAACTGGAAAGATaccttggaaatatttttttacaatGCTATGTgcacataggggctggagagatgcctcagcgtttaagagcatgtactgtttCTGTAGAGGAGcagtgtttggttcccagcacctgcatcaggtggctcacaaccatctgtcactccagctctGAAGCTTCCAGTGCTGGCTTCGGGCTTCTGAAGGCACCTGGACACACATGACCTACACTTCCACAGACGTAAGTAAAAAACAGTGCTATACATATACCACTTATGATCCagacacactcactctctctctgtgtctctgtctctgtctctctctctctcacacacacatacacacacactacctcttaaagaaataaaacatgttcTTAAAATGCCTTGCACAATAATATTCACAGAATTATCACTAAGATGAAGTCctaaaaataatccaaatatCTGTCAGCATGAGAATGAATAAATTTGGTATTTCCACATAATGTGATTCTACCAATTAAATAAAACCCTGATGCATACAATACGATAAATCTAATAatgatatatgaaaaataatgttatatGAAAAAAGTGTATTCATTAAagattacataatatatatttcaatgtaaCTGGCACATTAGAGTAGACAAAATAAGGTGTGGTGTCAAATATAAGACAAGTGTTTGCATTATGCTTATGAGAATGGCACCTACAGAATGTCCTAGAGTCATGGGAATATTCAAATATTGATGGGCACTGTAGCTACACATTTGTTGTGTCCTTATACCACACTCCTGTGTTCATTCATTGTATATAAATTATAGCATGGTCAAAAATAATGATGTAAAAGTGAACAGGGAAACATTACATTTTCTAAGATTAGaataataaaggaaaagtaaCAATGATATAAAACATATGGaagatattttttcttcatttaactttTTCCATAAAGGTTGAACAAAATCACAGTTACCTTTAACTAATAAATGTTTCTATGACAAGATCTGGATAGGTAGAAATACATCTATTCTAGTGTATAAATAGGATTGCagagggaaagtcagtttttgattttagattttggattattttttttgcTGGGTGAACCTTCAAGATTCAAAACAGTATGGCCCCACAAGAATGCCCTTATAAGCTCCCAAATTTTccagtgtaattttttttaatgctcatGGAAGTTTTAATGTAAAATGGCTCCTTGAATAAGATTATACTTAGCAGTGAAAACCAGTCTCCACAGTTATAATCCAAACACTTAGGAGGCTGGTACCAGAGGACTGTGAGCTCGAAGCCTTTGGCTACAAGGTAAGAAGCTCTCTCAAATTTGTTCTCATTGTAAAACATTTAACTTTTCATTGTAGATGACTTTTTATAACTAAGAGATTATTTCTGTAGACTGTATTTTGGAAtttgtggattctttttttttcttaaaatattttgttccaGATAAGCTTGGAGAGGAGACACAGCATGCATAGCATCACCAACTAGTACATTTtgtaggattttctttttcttggtgaaAATCTGATTTCAGGCCCTCTAAGAGAAGCCTTTATCGGTCCTGCCTAGGTCTGTTTTCCCTTGCCTTCCTTTTTATACTCATACACAATTATCTTCAGAGGTAGTCT carries:
- the LOC116099672 gene encoding early activation antigen CD69-like, translated to MNSEDCSITENSSSHLERGEKDHGTSIHFEKHHEGSIQVPIPCAVFIVVIIMSLMIALVAFSVGKYNCPGLYENLESSDHHVATCENEWISYKRKCYLFSTTTKSWVSAQHSCSEDAATLAVIDLEKDMTFLKRFAGGLGHWIKLKNESNQTWKWANDKEFNSRFNLTGSERCVSLNHTDVATVDCEENLRWVCSKPSR